From Gemmatimonadota bacterium, one genomic window encodes:
- a CDS encoding deoxyribonuclease IV encodes MSRRVPAVRGARAADELGAHVSSAGGVQHAPARAAQLGAVVLQLFTKQPSRWAEPELTAEAVAGFREARERHGIVMAAAHDSYLINLATPDPALYQRSCESFRQELERCVALGIECLVTHPGNATDGGLQRGLAQNGEAIERGLEEVGGTTMVLLETTAGAGRVLGSSFEEIATIIERVRPALRSRMGVCLDTCHVWAAGYDLRHDYQGVLARFGDVIGLDRLRLLHLNDSLAPRGSRRDRHAAIGAGSLGPAPFRQLVRDERLMPIPKLLETPKGEDPLASDRRNLGRLRRYRSRGA; translated from the coding sequence GTGAGCCGGCGCGTTCCCGCAGTCCGCGGCGCACGGGCGGCCGACGAGCTGGGCGCGCATGTTTCCAGTGCCGGCGGCGTGCAGCATGCGCCCGCACGGGCTGCGCAGCTCGGCGCCGTGGTGCTGCAGCTTTTCACCAAGCAGCCCAGCCGCTGGGCGGAGCCGGAGCTCACCGCGGAAGCCGTGGCAGGATTCCGCGAAGCACGCGAGCGTCACGGCATCGTGATGGCGGCGGCCCATGATTCCTACCTCATAAACCTGGCCACGCCGGATCCCGCGCTCTACCAGCGATCCTGCGAATCTTTCCGCCAAGAGCTGGAACGCTGCGTCGCCCTGGGAATCGAATGCCTCGTCACTCACCCCGGGAACGCCACGGATGGCGGACTGCAGCGCGGTCTGGCGCAGAATGGGGAGGCAATCGAGCGGGGGTTGGAAGAGGTGGGCGGCACGACCATGGTGCTGCTCGAGACCACTGCCGGCGCCGGCCGGGTGCTGGGCTCCAGCTTCGAGGAGATCGCCACCATCATCGAACGGGTCAGGCCGGCACTGCGCAGCCGGATGGGCGTGTGCCTCGACACCTGCCATGTCTGGGCGGCAGGTTACGACCTGCGCCATGATTACCAGGGGGTGCTGGCGCGCTTCGGAGACGTGATCGGACTGGACCGGCTCAGGCTCCTCCACCTGAACGACTCGCTCGCCCCACGCGGCAGCCGCCGGGATCGCCATGCGGCGATCGGCGCGGGGAGCCTTGGCCCCGCCCCGTTCCGCCAACTCGTGCGGGACGAACGGCTGATGCCCATCCCGAAGCTGCTCGAGACGCCCAAGGGGGAGGACCCGCTGGCCAGTGACCGCCGCAACCTGGGCCGGCTGCGCCGCTACCGCAGTCGGGGCGCCTAG